A section of the Labeo rohita strain BAU-BD-2019 unplaced genomic scaffold, IGBB_LRoh.1.0 scaffold_246, whole genome shotgun sequence genome encodes:
- the LOC127159725 gene encoding class I histocompatibility antigen, F10 alpha chain-like, which yields MNTPCVCVMCFLLVPVPVLAGSHNLTAFVTYITGEAFSASMMLDDITVGYYDSETKVYVARGNNTNEDDVVDPIILKSVSEKVHAHFKGRSNHWSPVNDTESKSFEVYQVMCLCEQSDNKPGQIISKTAYRGSTIDERRFSDGNFTYKVFSNNTKMKRNLELSKYRFENVYYPACIKTLKNYLEKRETQVNEKVKPRVRIIQKTNSDSGGFRLSCLATGFYPRHINLTLFRDGQPVDDHEVTGGDLLPNGDGTYQMRKSLEISAADKHKYTCSATHLSLDVTLEIDPGELLKAAIPVVLIVLALVLVCATAAIVYKCRKRQADSPRSGYSATYTSEEQGKQQQFNEMA from the exons ATGAATACACCATGTGTATGTGTTATGTGTTTCCTTTTGGTTCCAGTTCCAGTTTTAGCAG GTTCTCACAATTTGACGGCGTTTGTAACGTACATTACAGGAGAAGCATTTAGTGCTTCAATGATGTTGGATGACATCACTGTAGGATATTATGATTCAGAAACAAAGGTCTATGTTGCAAGaggaaataatacaaatgaagATGATGTTGTAGATCCAATTATCCTCAAGTCTGTAAGTGAGAAGGTGCatgctcattttaaaggaaGATCAAATCACTGGAGTCCTGTCAATGACACAGAAAGTAAAA gTTTTGAAGTTTATCAGGTGATGTGTCTTTGTGAACAGAGTGACAATAAACCTGGACAAATTATCAGCAAAACCGCTTATAGAGGCTCTACGATTGATGAGCGGCGTTTTTCTGATGGCAATTTCACATATAAGGTGTTTTCAAATAACACTAAAATGAAACGCAATCTTGAACTGTCCAAGTATCGCTTTGAGAATGTATATTATCCAGCCTGCATAAAAACCCTGAAGAATTACCTAGAAAAGCGAGAAACCCAAGTAAACGAAAAAG TGAAACCTAGAGTCAGAATTATTCAGAAAACAAACTCAGATTCTGGAGGGTTTCGTTTGAGTTGTTTGGCAACAGGATTTTACCCTCGTCACATCAACCTGACCCTGTTCAGAGATGGGCAGCCTGTAGATGATCATGAGGTCACTGGAGGAGATCTGCTGCCCAATGGTGACGGGACGTACCAGATGAGGAAGAGTCTGGAGATCAGTGCTGcagacaaacacaaatacacctGCTCTGCCACACACCTCAGTCTGGACGTTACTTTGG aaattgATCCAGGTGAACTGCTTAAGGCAGCGATTCCCGTAGTGCTGATAGTTTTGGCTCTGGTTTTGGTGTGTGCGACTGCAGCCATTGTGTATAAATGCAGAAAGAGACAAGCTG ATTCACCCAGAAGTGGCTATTCTGCTACTTATA catctgAAGAACaaggaaaacaacaacagttcAATGAAATGGCATGA